Proteins found in one Zea mays cultivar B73 chromosome 1, Zm-B73-REFERENCE-NAM-5.0, whole genome shotgun sequence genomic segment:
- the LOC542697 gene encoding protein indeterminate-domain 5, chloroplastic isoform X5, translating to MAAASSAHLFGLGDGQMQMQPQQQQAPPPPLVNNPAAPPPKKKRNQPGNPTDPDAEVIALSPKTLMATNRFVCEVCNKGFQREQNLQLHRRGHNLPWKLKQKNPKETRRRVYLCPEPTCVHHDPSRALGDLTGIKKHYCRKHGEKKWKCDKCNKRYAVQSDWKAHSKTCGTREYRCDCGTLFSRRDSFITHRAFCDALAQESARVPPMGAGMYGTGGMALGLSGMATSQLQSFQDQTHSSATTAISNNPTAQFEHLMQSSTGSPVFRGAQPTSSSSSPFYLGGAEDGHQSLSGHTSLLHGNKQAYHGLMLLPEQQHQAGSNGLLNLGFFSGGSSGQDARLVFPDQFNGAVGGNVRGDGSEHGNSGANTESAAIFSGNLMGNHQMASSAGFSSSLYNSSETAAPAQMSATALLQKAAQMGATTSSGNVNSLLRGLGSSAGGTLNGRPAGAAAGFMAGESSSARSTSQAENESQFRDLMNTLAASGSGAAGTAFSGGFPGMDDSKLSTRDFLGVGGSVVRSMGGAAGLPLRHGGAAGIGMGSLDTEMK from the exons ATGGCAGCTGCCTCGTCTGCCCACCTGTTCGGACTCGGCGACGGGCAGATGCAGATgcagccgcagcagcagcaggcgccgCCTCCTCCTCTTGTGAACAAcccggccgcgccgccgcccAAGAAGAAGCGGAACCAACCCGGTAACCCAA CAGACCCTGACGCGGAGGTGATCGCGCTTTCCCCCAAGACGCTGATGGCGACGAACCGGTTCGTGTGCGAGGTGTGCAACAAGGGGTTCCAGCGGGAGCAGAACCTGCAGCTGCACCGGCGCGGGCACAACCTGCCGTGGAAGCTGAAGCAGAAGAACCCCAAGGAGACGCGGCGGCGGGTGTACCTGTGCCCGGAGCCGACGTGCGTGCACCACGACCCGTCCCGCGCGCTGGGCGACCTCACGGGCATCAAGAAGCACTACTGCCGCAAGCACGGCGAGAAGAAGTGGAAGTGCGACAAGTGCAACAAGCGCTACGCCGTGCAGTCCGACTGGAAGGCGCACTCCAAGACGTGCGGAACCCGCGAGTACCGCTGCGACTGCGGCACCCTCTTCTCCAG GAGGGACAGCTTCATCACCCACCGTGCGTTCTGCGATGCACTAGCGCAGGAGAGCGCACGGGTGCCGCCCATGGGCGCCGGCATGTATGGCACTGGCGGCATGGCCCTCGGCCTCTCCGGGATGGCCACATCACAGTTGCAGTCATTCCAAGACCAGACCCACTCCTCGGCCACCACCGCCATCAGCAACAATCCGACGGCGCAGTTCGAGCACCTCATGCAGTCGTCCACCGGCTCCCCCGTTTTCCGCGGCGCGCAACCGACATCATCGTCTTCCTCGCCGTTCTACCTCGGCGGCGCCGAGGACGGCCATCAAAGCCTATCCGGCCACACCTCTCTGCTCCACGGAAACAAGCAGGCCTACCACGGCCTGATGCTGTTGCCGGAGCAGCAGCACCAGGCGGGGAGTAACGGCCTCCTCAACCTGGGGTTCTTCtctggcgggagcagcggtcaggaTGCCCGCCTCGTGTTCCCGGACCAGTTCAACGGTGCCGTTGGCGGGAACGTCCGCGGTGACGGCAGCGAGCACGGCAACAGCGGCGCTAACACGGAATCAGCGGCCATCTTCTCCGGGAACCTAATGGGAAACCACCAAATGGCAAGCAGCGCCGGCTTTTCTTCCTCCTTGTACAACTCGTCCGAGACCGCTGCCCCGGCGCAGATGTCGGCGACGGCGCTGCTGCAGAAGGCCGCTCAGATGGGCGCGACGACGAGCAGCGGCAACGTGAACTCTCTGCTCAGGGGGCTTGGTAGTAGCGCCGGCGGCACCTTGAACGGGAGGCCTGCCGGAGCAGCTGCTGGGTTCATGGCCGGCGAGAGCTCCTCGGCGAGGAGCACTTCCCAGGCCGAGAACGAGAGCCAGTTCCGGGACCTGATGAACACGCTCGCAGCTTCCGGGAGCGGAGCTGCTGGCACAGCGTTCAGCGGGGGTTTCCCGGGCATGGACGACAGCAAGCTGAGCACGAGAGACTTCCTCGGCGTCGGCGGCAGCGTCGTGCGGAGCATGGGTGGCGCGGCAGGGCTGCCGCTGCGGCACGGCGGTGCCGCGGGCATTGGCATGGGCTCATTGGACACAGAAATGAAGTAg
- the LOC542697 gene encoding protein indeterminate-domain 5, chloroplastic isoform X8, with amino-acid sequence MAAASSAHLFGLGDGQMQMQPQQQQAPPPPLVNNPAAPPPKKKRNQPDPDAEVIALSPKTLMATNRFVCEVCNKGFQREQNLQLHRRGHNLPWKLKQKNPKETRRRVYLCPEPTCVHHDPSRALGDLTGIKKHYCRKHGEKKWKCDKCNKRYAVQSDWKAHSKTCGTREYRCDCGTLFSRRDSFITHRAFCDALAQESARVPPMGAGMYGTGGMALGLSGMATSQLQSFQDQTHSSATTAISNNPTAQFEHLMQSSTGSPVFRGAQPTSSSSSPFYLGGAEDGHQSLSGHTSLLHGNKQAYHGLMLLPEQQHQAGSNGLLNLGFFSGGSSGQDARLVFPDQFNGAVGGNVRGDGSEHGNSGANTESAAIFSGNLMGNHQMASSAGFSSSLYNSSETAAPAQMSATALLQKAAQMGATTSSGNVNSLLRGLGSSAGGTLNGRPAGAAAGFMAGESSSARSTSQAENESQFRDLMNTLAASGSGAAGTAFSGGFPGMDDSKLSTRDFLGVGGSVVRSMGGAAGLPLRHGGAAGIGMGSLDTEMK; translated from the exons ATGGCAGCTGCCTCGTCTGCCCACCTGTTCGGACTCGGCGACGGGCAGATGCAGATgcagccgcagcagcagcaggcgccgCCTCCTCCTCTTGTGAACAAcccggccgcgccgccgcccAAGAAGAAGCGGAACCAACCCG ACCCTGACGCGGAGGTGATCGCGCTTTCCCCCAAGACGCTGATGGCGACGAACCGGTTCGTGTGCGAGGTGTGCAACAAGGGGTTCCAGCGGGAGCAGAACCTGCAGCTGCACCGGCGCGGGCACAACCTGCCGTGGAAGCTGAAGCAGAAGAACCCCAAGGAGACGCGGCGGCGGGTGTACCTGTGCCCGGAGCCGACGTGCGTGCACCACGACCCGTCCCGCGCGCTGGGCGACCTCACGGGCATCAAGAAGCACTACTGCCGCAAGCACGGCGAGAAGAAGTGGAAGTGCGACAAGTGCAACAAGCGCTACGCCGTGCAGTCCGACTGGAAGGCGCACTCCAAGACGTGCGGAACCCGCGAGTACCGCTGCGACTGCGGCACCCTCTTCTCCAG GAGGGACAGCTTCATCACCCACCGTGCGTTCTGCGATGCACTAGCGCAGGAGAGCGCACGGGTGCCGCCCATGGGCGCCGGCATGTATGGCACTGGCGGCATGGCCCTCGGCCTCTCCGGGATGGCCACATCACAGTTGCAGTCATTCCAAGACCAGACCCACTCCTCGGCCACCACCGCCATCAGCAACAATCCGACGGCGCAGTTCGAGCACCTCATGCAGTCGTCCACCGGCTCCCCCGTTTTCCGCGGCGCGCAACCGACATCATCGTCTTCCTCGCCGTTCTACCTCGGCGGCGCCGAGGACGGCCATCAAAGCCTATCCGGCCACACCTCTCTGCTCCACGGAAACAAGCAGGCCTACCACGGCCTGATGCTGTTGCCGGAGCAGCAGCACCAGGCGGGGAGTAACGGCCTCCTCAACCTGGGGTTCTTCtctggcgggagcagcggtcaggaTGCCCGCCTCGTGTTCCCGGACCAGTTCAACGGTGCCGTTGGCGGGAACGTCCGCGGTGACGGCAGCGAGCACGGCAACAGCGGCGCTAACACGGAATCAGCGGCCATCTTCTCCGGGAACCTAATGGGAAACCACCAAATGGCAAGCAGCGCCGGCTTTTCTTCCTCCTTGTACAACTCGTCCGAGACCGCTGCCCCGGCGCAGATGTCGGCGACGGCGCTGCTGCAGAAGGCCGCTCAGATGGGCGCGACGACGAGCAGCGGCAACGTGAACTCTCTGCTCAGGGGGCTTGGTAGTAGCGCCGGCGGCACCTTGAACGGGAGGCCTGCCGGAGCAGCTGCTGGGTTCATGGCCGGCGAGAGCTCCTCGGCGAGGAGCACTTCCCAGGCCGAGAACGAGAGCCAGTTCCGGGACCTGATGAACACGCTCGCAGCTTCCGGGAGCGGAGCTGCTGGCACAGCGTTCAGCGGGGGTTTCCCGGGCATGGACGACAGCAAGCTGAGCACGAGAGACTTCCTCGGCGTCGGCGGCAGCGTCGTGCGGAGCATGGGTGGCGCGGCAGGGCTGCCGCTGCGGCACGGCGGTGCCGCGGGCATTGGCATGGGCTCATTGGACACAGAAATGAAGTAg
- the LOC542697 gene encoding Protein indeterminate-domain 5, chloroplastic yields the protein MAAASSAHLFGLGDGQMQMQPQQQQAPPPPLVNNPAAPPPKKKRNQPADPDAEVIALSPKTLMATNRFVCEVCNKGFQREQNLQLHRRGHNLPWKLKQKNPKETRRRVYLCPEPTCVHHDPSRALGDLTGIKKHYCRKHGEKKWKCDKCNKRYAVQSDWKAHSKTCGTREYRCDCGTLFSRRDSFITHRAFCDALAQESARVPPMGAGMYGTGGMALGLSGMATSQLQSFQDQTHSSATTAISNNPTAQFEHLMQSSTGSPVFRGAQPTSSSSSPFYLGGAEDGHQSLSGHTSLLHGNKQAYHGLMLLPEQQHQAGSNGLLNLGFFSGGSSGQDARLVFPDQFNGAVGGNVRGDGSEHGNSGANTESAAIFSGNLMGNHQMASSAGFSSSLYNSSETAAPAQMSATALLQKAAQMGATTSSGNVNSLLRGLGSSAGGTLNGRPAGAAAGFMAGESSSARSTSQAENESQFRDLMNTLAASGSGAAGTAFSGGFPGMDDSKLSTRDFLGVGGSVVRSMGGAAGLPLRHGGAAGIGMGSLDTEMK from the exons ATGGCAGCTGCCTCGTCTGCCCACCTGTTCGGACTCGGCGACGGGCAGATGCAGATgcagccgcagcagcagcaggcgccgCCTCCTCCTCTTGTGAACAAcccggccgcgccgccgcccAAGAAGAAGCGGAACCAACCCG CAGACCCTGACGCGGAGGTGATCGCGCTTTCCCCCAAGACGCTGATGGCGACGAACCGGTTCGTGTGCGAGGTGTGCAACAAGGGGTTCCAGCGGGAGCAGAACCTGCAGCTGCACCGGCGCGGGCACAACCTGCCGTGGAAGCTGAAGCAGAAGAACCCCAAGGAGACGCGGCGGCGGGTGTACCTGTGCCCGGAGCCGACGTGCGTGCACCACGACCCGTCCCGCGCGCTGGGCGACCTCACGGGCATCAAGAAGCACTACTGCCGCAAGCACGGCGAGAAGAAGTGGAAGTGCGACAAGTGCAACAAGCGCTACGCCGTGCAGTCCGACTGGAAGGCGCACTCCAAGACGTGCGGAACCCGCGAGTACCGCTGCGACTGCGGCACCCTCTTCTCCAG GAGGGACAGCTTCATCACCCACCGTGCGTTCTGCGATGCACTAGCGCAGGAGAGCGCACGGGTGCCGCCCATGGGCGCCGGCATGTATGGCACTGGCGGCATGGCCCTCGGCCTCTCCGGGATGGCCACATCACAGTTGCAGTCATTCCAAGACCAGACCCACTCCTCGGCCACCACCGCCATCAGCAACAATCCGACGGCGCAGTTCGAGCACCTCATGCAGTCGTCCACCGGCTCCCCCGTTTTCCGCGGCGCGCAACCGACATCATCGTCTTCCTCGCCGTTCTACCTCGGCGGCGCCGAGGACGGCCATCAAAGCCTATCCGGCCACACCTCTCTGCTCCACGGAAACAAGCAGGCCTACCACGGCCTGATGCTGTTGCCGGAGCAGCAGCACCAGGCGGGGAGTAACGGCCTCCTCAACCTGGGGTTCTTCtctggcgggagcagcggtcaggaTGCCCGCCTCGTGTTCCCGGACCAGTTCAACGGTGCCGTTGGCGGGAACGTCCGCGGTGACGGCAGCGAGCACGGCAACAGCGGCGCTAACACGGAATCAGCGGCCATCTTCTCCGGGAACCTAATGGGAAACCACCAAATGGCAAGCAGCGCCGGCTTTTCTTCCTCCTTGTACAACTCGTCCGAGACCGCTGCCCCGGCGCAGATGTCGGCGACGGCGCTGCTGCAGAAGGCCGCTCAGATGGGCGCGACGACGAGCAGCGGCAACGTGAACTCTCTGCTCAGGGGGCTTGGTAGTAGCGCCGGCGGCACCTTGAACGGGAGGCCTGCCGGAGCAGCTGCTGGGTTCATGGCCGGCGAGAGCTCCTCGGCGAGGAGCACTTCCCAGGCCGAGAACGAGAGCCAGTTCCGGGACCTGATGAACACGCTCGCAGCTTCCGGGAGCGGAGCTGCTGGCACAGCGTTCAGCGGGGGTTTCCCGGGCATGGACGACAGCAAGCTGAGCACGAGAGACTTCCTCGGCGTCGGCGGCAGCGTCGTGCGGAGCATGGGTGGCGCGGCAGGGCTGCCGCTGCGGCACGGCGGTGCCGCGGGCATTGGCATGGGCTCATTGGACACAGAAATGAAGTAg